In one window of Methanoregula sp. DNA:
- a CDS encoding type I restriction endonuclease subunit R, which translates to MTPAARIAESHVEEHALAWLRELGYTTLFGPDIAPGEPKAERDHWHDAILKHRLAAAIARLNPGIPADAQEAALKKILHPDSPSLVNNNRVFHRMLVDGVEVEYHRPDGTIKGDQVRLADFDHPEKNDWLAVNQFTVIENHHNRRPDILLFLNGLPIVIIELKNPTDEKATIETAYRQIQTYKQQIPGLFAHNEMIVISDGLEARIGTLTSIRERFMPWRTIEGEQLAPPTLLRLEVLIRGAFDKRRLLDLIRNYIVFEIDDEGGIAKKMAGYHQYHAVKKAVESTERASRPSGDRRGGVVWHTQGSGKSLTMVFFTGEIVLNPAMENPTIVVITDRNDLDDQLFGTFSRCHEILRQKPVQATDREHLKKLLAVGSGGIVFTTIQKFFPEKKGGKYPELSGRKNIIVITDEAHRSQYDFIDGFARHIRDALPGATFIGFTGTPIEKEDKNTRHVFGDYISIYDIQRAVEDKATVPIYYESRLAKIYLDEKERPKIDPQFEEITEGEEIEKKEDLKSKWAALEAVVGTEKRISLIAQDIVDHYEKRQEAIEGKAMIVCMSRRICVDLYSELTRLRPGWHADEDDKGMLKVIMTGSATDELEWQQHIRNKPRREKLAKRFQKTKHDDDPMKIAIVRDMWLTGFDVPPLHTMYIDKPMQGHTLMQAIARVNRVFKDKPGGLVVDYIGLGDELRKAIANYTESGGTGKTAIDQEEAVAVMQEKYEICCGIFHGFDWSDWEDPQRRLALLPVAQSVILGKKEGKKRFIAAVTELSKAFSLAVPHDEAITIRDDVAFFQAVRTALVKFDTDGDKADRTWDMEHAIRQIVSGAIVSDQVIDIFSAAGLRKPDISILSEEFLAEVRGLPQKNVAVELLRKLLNDEIRTRQKKRLVQSRSFERMLEETIHRYKNRAIETVEVIEDLIKLAKELREADKRGEDLGLNEAELAFYEALEVNDSAVMVLGDETLRKIAHELVDQIRKNATIDWTVKEGVKAKMRVMVKRILTKYKYPPDMQPKAVATILEQAEILCAEISG; encoded by the coding sequence ATGACCCCCGCCGCCCGCATAGCCGAATCCCATGTAGAAGAACACGCCCTTGCATGGCTCCGGGAGCTCGGCTACACCACCCTTTTCGGCCCGGACATCGCTCCCGGTGAACCCAAAGCCGAACGCGACCACTGGCACGACGCGATCCTGAAACACCGGCTCGCAGCAGCAATCGCCCGGCTCAACCCGGGTATCCCGGCAGATGCTCAGGAAGCCGCATTGAAAAAGATCCTGCATCCGGACTCCCCCTCACTGGTGAACAACAACCGGGTATTCCACCGTATGCTTGTTGATGGTGTTGAAGTCGAGTACCACCGGCCCGATGGCACGATCAAAGGCGACCAAGTACGGCTGGCCGATTTCGATCACCCGGAAAAGAACGACTGGCTCGCCGTCAACCAGTTCACCGTCATCGAGAACCACCACAACCGGAGACCCGATATTCTCCTGTTCCTCAATGGTCTGCCGATCGTTATCATCGAGCTGAAGAACCCGACCGATGAAAAGGCAACGATCGAGACCGCGTACCGGCAGATCCAGACCTACAAGCAGCAGATCCCGGGGCTCTTCGCCCACAATGAGATGATCGTCATCTCGGATGGCCTTGAAGCCAGGATTGGTACCCTGACCTCCATCCGCGAACGGTTCATGCCGTGGCGGACCATCGAGGGCGAACAGCTTGCCCCGCCAACCCTGCTCCGGCTCGAAGTGCTGATCCGGGGGGCGTTCGACAAGCGGCGGCTCCTCGATCTGATCAGGAATTACATTGTCTTTGAGATCGATGATGAGGGCGGCATTGCCAAGAAGATGGCAGGCTATCACCAGTATCATGCCGTGAAAAAAGCGGTCGAAAGCACGGAGCGGGCCTCCCGGCCCAGCGGGGACCGGCGGGGCGGGGTTGTCTGGCACACGCAGGGGTCGGGAAAGAGTCTGACGATGGTCTTTTTTACCGGCGAGATTGTGCTCAATCCAGCGATGGAGAACCCGACAATCGTCGTCATCACGGACCGGAACGACCTCGATGACCAGCTCTTCGGTACCTTCTCGCGCTGCCACGAGATTCTCCGGCAGAAGCCGGTACAGGCAACCGACCGGGAACACCTCAAGAAACTGCTCGCGGTTGGGTCCGGGGGGATCGTCTTTACCACCATCCAGAAATTCTTCCCGGAGAAGAAAGGCGGAAAGTATCCCGAATTGAGCGGACGCAAGAACATCATCGTCATCACAGACGAAGCCCACCGGAGCCAGTACGATTTCATCGACGGGTTCGCCCGCCATATCCGGGACGCACTCCCCGGAGCGACCTTCATCGGGTTCACCGGCACTCCCATCGAGAAGGAAGACAAGAACACCCGCCACGTCTTCGGGGATTATATCAGCATCTACGATATCCAGCGGGCAGTCGAGGACAAGGCCACCGTCCCGATCTACTACGAGAGCCGGCTTGCGAAGATCTATCTCGATGAGAAGGAACGCCCGAAGATCGATCCCCAGTTCGAGGAGATCACCGAAGGTGAAGAGATCGAGAAGAAAGAGGATCTCAAATCGAAGTGGGCGGCACTCGAAGCCGTTGTCGGGACAGAGAAACGGATCTCACTCATTGCACAGGACATCGTTGACCACTACGAGAAGCGGCAGGAGGCCATTGAGGGCAAAGCAATGATCGTCTGCATGAGCCGGCGGATCTGTGTTGACCTCTATTCAGAACTCACCCGGCTCCGCCCGGGATGGCATGCCGATGAGGATGACAAGGGGATGCTCAAGGTCATCATGACCGGCTCGGCAACCGATGAACTGGAATGGCAGCAGCATATCCGGAATAAGCCCCGCCGGGAAAAACTCGCCAAACGGTTCCAGAAGACAAAGCACGACGATGACCCGATGAAGATCGCCATTGTCCGCGACATGTGGCTCACCGGTTTCGATGTCCCGCCGCTCCACACCATGTACATCGACAAGCCGATGCAGGGGCATACCCTCATGCAGGCAATCGCCCGGGTCAACCGGGTCTTCAAGGACAAACCGGGCGGTCTGGTGGTCGATTACATCGGGCTTGGCGATGAATTGAGGAAAGCGATCGCCAACTATACCGAAAGCGGGGGCACCGGCAAAACCGCAATCGATCAGGAAGAAGCAGTCGCCGTCATGCAGGAGAAGTACGAGATCTGCTGCGGCATCTTCCACGGGTTCGACTGGTCGGACTGGGAAGACCCGCAGCGCCGGCTCGCGCTCCTGCCGGTTGCCCAGAGCGTCATCCTTGGCAAAAAAGAGGGGAAGAAGCGGTTTATTGCGGCAGTCACCGAACTCTCAAAAGCCTTCTCACTCGCAGTCCCTCACGATGAGGCAATAACGATCCGGGACGATGTGGCATTTTTCCAGGCGGTCCGAACAGCGCTGGTAAAATTTGATACTGATGGCGACAAGGCAGATCGGACATGGGACATGGAACACGCTATCCGCCAGATTGTCAGCGGAGCGATCGTTTCCGATCAGGTTATCGATATTTTTTCTGCTGCGGGTCTCAGGAAACCGGATATCTCGATCCTGTCAGAGGAATTCCTTGCGGAAGTCAGGGGGCTCCCGCAGAAGAACGTAGCAGTTGAGCTCCTGAGAAAACTCCTGAATGACGAGATCCGGACCCGGCAGAAAAAGCGCCTCGTCCAGTCCCGCTCCTTTGAACGGATGCTCGAAGAGACCATCCACCGGTACAAGAACCGGGCTATCGAAACAGTGGAGGTCATTGAGGATCTTATCAAGCTCGCCAAGGAACTGCGTGAGGCAGATAAGCGGGGAGAAGATCTAGGGCTTAATGAAGCGGAACTGGCCTTCTATGAAGCCCTTGAGGTCAATGACAGCGCTGTCATGGTTCTCGGTGATGAAACGCTCAGGAAGATTGCTCACGAACTGGTGGATCAGATCCGGAAAAATGCCACCATTGACTGGACCGTAAAGGAAGGGGTCAAGGCAAAGATGCGGGTGATGGTGAAACGTATCCTGACCAAATACAAATATCCGCCAGACATGCAGCCAAAAGCAGTTGCAACCATCCTGGAGCAGGCCGAGATCCTGTGTGCTGAGATCAGTGGATGA
- a CDS encoding pro-sigmaK processing inhibitor BofA family protein has protein sequence MSAVIITILLVVAIVAIVYYLAKKFMVLVVNAILGIILLFLLNFLHVMQWMGKPDLGYDFATVLISAIGGVPGVCILVLLNIFGITL, from the coding sequence ATGAGCGCAGTAATCATTACAATCCTTCTCGTGGTAGCAATTGTTGCGATTGTCTATTACCTGGCAAAAAAATTCATGGTCCTTGTGGTCAATGCCATTCTGGGAATCATCCTTTTGTTTCTTCTCAATTTCCTGCATGTCATGCAATGGATGGGAAAACCGGATCTCGGGTACGACTTTGCAACCGTGCTCATATCTGCAATTGGGGGAGTGCCTGGGGTATGCATCCTCGTACTGCTGAATATCTTTGGAATTACCCTGTAA
- a CDS encoding threonine/serine exporter family protein — translation MPDRDADEEARFESACRFVIRLGILAHGYGPQARRLESYLTRTTEALGYKGVFTSTPTSLSFTFMKKDDELWQRQHRVSMKGTGFDLAKLAKVGELVNAVEEDRISIARATEILDEIDAMPPPYGNYLVAFGYALCGAGFAGFLQGSWGDLVLSAVLSVLVFFLVTLAKQSSGKLADWTPLMCAFVTGVLSAMAGFLVPGTQVYLVTLSAIIYLIPGFSISVGVIELTTKHIVSGLANLVNGLICLALLFAGAWMGVTLIGLLLPAQAATVGSIGSGWVWIFAMLLAAGLCIAFQTPPRDLVWALLCCATACIGIVLGVHIQGSDLGNFLGTAMAMVFANVWSDRTNRPTSNVILPAFVFMVSGSIGFRGLVALSAGSTALGFAEFMHMFVVAITLAIGLVVGNLIYKPKILL, via the coding sequence ATGCCCGATAGGGATGCCGATGAGGAAGCAAGGTTTGAGTCTGCCTGCAGGTTCGTGATCAGGCTGGGGATCTTGGCCCATGGATATGGTCCTCAGGCACGACGGCTTGAGTCGTACCTCACCCGCACGACAGAGGCGCTGGGATACAAAGGAGTATTCACATCAACGCCAACCAGTCTCTCGTTTACCTTTATGAAAAAGGATGATGAACTCTGGCAGAGACAGCACCGGGTCTCAATGAAGGGTACAGGGTTTGACCTGGCGAAACTCGCAAAAGTCGGAGAGCTGGTAAACGCTGTCGAAGAAGACCGCATCAGCATTGCCCGTGCAACAGAGATCCTGGACGAGATCGATGCAATGCCCCCTCCCTATGGAAATTACCTGGTGGCTTTCGGTTATGCCCTCTGCGGGGCTGGATTTGCAGGTTTCCTGCAGGGAAGCTGGGGAGATCTCGTCCTCTCGGCCGTTTTGAGCGTTCTTGTTTTTTTCCTGGTCACACTGGCGAAGCAGTCCTCAGGAAAGCTCGCGGACTGGACGCCACTCATGTGTGCGTTTGTCACCGGTGTGCTCTCGGCTATGGCAGGTTTTCTTGTGCCGGGGACTCAGGTGTACCTGGTGACCCTCTCCGCGATCATTTACCTCATCCCCGGTTTTTCTATCAGTGTGGGGGTCATCGAACTGACAACAAAGCATATCGTCTCCGGCCTTGCCAACCTGGTCAATGGCCTCATCTGCCTGGCCCTCCTCTTCGCAGGTGCATGGATGGGTGTCACCCTTATCGGGCTCCTCTTGCCGGCTCAGGCAGCAACAGTGGGATCCATCGGCTCAGGCTGGGTCTGGATATTTGCTATGCTCCTCGCTGCGGGTCTCTGCATAGCCTTCCAGACGCCCCCCCGCGATCTTGTGTGGGCGCTGCTTTGCTGCGCTACAGCTTGTATCGGCATCGTACTGGGTGTACATATCCAAGGGAGTGACCTGGGGAACTTTCTGGGTACCGCCATGGCAATGGTCTTTGCCAATGTCTGGTCTGATAGAACCAACCGTCCCACTTCCAATGTTATTCTTCCCGCTTTTGTCTTCATGGTCAGTGGAAGCATCGGCTTCCGTGGACTGGTGGCCCTGTCAGCCGGCAGCACAGCACTGGGGTTTGCGGAATTCATGCACATGTTCGTGGTTGCAATCACCCTCGCAATCGGACTGGTTGTCGGAAACCTGATCTATAAGCCCAAAATCCTGCTATGA
- a CDS encoding amidohydrolase family protein, translating to MRTIIKNGQVLNVHTSRYEKKTIIVTGDRITALTDSPVAATRDDCVIDAEGKFVLPGLIDAHVHVTSATVDLAMPQLPITYITCCAAKNLWEALQRGYTTLRDVGGADFGLAMAVESGVIKGSRLFFCGRALSQTGGHGDFRAKTYDGEYGAPMQSSATSIGQIADGITEVRRTCRSELRKGASFIKIMAAGGVASPGDSVTDTQYSDEELAAIAEEARAKSTYVAAHVYSAKAIQICLKHGVRTIEHGNLLDEETAAMMKEKGAYLIPTVITYDALARRGAEYQFPEVSIKKIASVRVQALEAVKIARKHGVKIGFGTDLLGPLWEEQSNEFKLRSGIEKPIDTIISATKINAEVLNQSGNLGEISELASADILILGKDPVEDISAITDSSNIRVVMKAGTIYKNTL from the coding sequence ATGAGAACGATTATTAAAAACGGGCAGGTCCTGAATGTCCACACGTCCCGCTACGAGAAGAAGACCATCATTGTTACTGGTGATAGAATCACCGCATTGACAGACTCTCCTGTTGCTGCGACACGCGATGATTGTGTCATCGATGCGGAAGGGAAATTTGTCCTTCCGGGCCTGATCGATGCACATGTGCATGTGACCTCTGCCACGGTAGATCTGGCAATGCCGCAGTTGCCTATCACATACATCACATGTTGTGCGGCAAAAAACCTCTGGGAAGCATTGCAGAGAGGTTACACAACCCTGCGGGATGTGGGCGGTGCCGACTTTGGGCTGGCAATGGCCGTAGAGAGCGGGGTTATAAAGGGATCGCGGTTGTTCTTTTGCGGGCGGGCCCTCAGCCAGACCGGCGGACATGGTGATTTCAGGGCCAAGACCTATGACGGGGAGTACGGGGCGCCCATGCAGTCATCGGCAACCAGCATTGGCCAGATCGCTGATGGGATTACCGAAGTGCGACGTACCTGCCGGTCCGAGCTTCGCAAAGGTGCATCCTTCATTAAAATTATGGCCGCCGGGGGGGTTGCATCCCCGGGAGATAGCGTCACTGACACGCAATACAGCGATGAGGAACTGGCAGCCATCGCGGAGGAAGCGCGGGCCAAGAGTACCTACGTTGCCGCCCATGTATACTCGGCAAAGGCCATCCAGATTTGCCTGAAACACGGGGTCAGGACTATCGAGCATGGCAATCTGCTTGATGAAGAGACGGCGGCCATGATGAAAGAGAAGGGAGCCTATCTCATACCAACTGTTATCACGTATGACGCGCTCGCCCGGAGAGGCGCAGAATACCAGTTCCCTGAGGTGAGTATCAAGAAGATAGCCTCCGTGCGGGTTCAGGCGCTTGAAGCGGTAAAAATTGCCCGGAAACATGGGGTAAAAATTGGGTTTGGCACTGACCTGCTGGGACCGCTCTGGGAAGAGCAGAGCAATGAATTCAAGTTGCGGTCCGGCATCGAGAAGCCCATCGATACGATCATTTCGGCAACAAAGATCAATGCCGAGGTACTGAACCAGTCCGGAAACCTGGGCGAGATATCCGAGCTGGCCTCTGCTGATATTCTCATTCTAGGAAAAGACCCTGTTGAAGATATTTCTGCTATCACCGACAGCAGCAATATCCGGGTGGTAATGAAAGCCGGAACAATCTACAAGAACACCCTGTGA
- a CDS encoding solute carrier family 23 protein translates to MPACDAMKFLSRIDEKPPLPAMTTAALQWFIVLMPSALIYGMIVAPMLYHDPVQQMQVLQVIFVVTGVCQILQIFIGHRLPIGTGPTGILIIGVGAGLAFSTNAIFTSMIICGIAICILAAVKAHHLLKRLFTFNIILAVLLMSCFAVSPMILTLIIPESSAATATNYLIFAIIFTLLILGLSCVLKGMAKQVLLPGAIVLGVGLYMVFFPFTPAAISSAPFGLFTTVAPTAFEFSLPLIFAFLFCYFTLLVVDFSAVESMELFLKPPGMNPRFRRGMAITGLSSILAGFGGAIGCANSNFSMNVILANRQASRYPLGIAGILFIVIGCSPLIVSTLMAIPPLVIGCLFIYLLGGMFAATLNLAKERSGGIGYNSGIVIGISLIFAILIAFLPVTTKTLMSTRIEPVLANAFIVGIFSALIMEHIFFRGQAEREEEREEADDACEEAQARG, encoded by the coding sequence ATGCCTGCGTGTGATGCCATGAAGTTTCTTTCCCGCATTGATGAAAAACCGCCCTTACCTGCTATGACAACGGCAGCCCTCCAGTGGTTCATTGTCCTGATGCCGTCAGCGCTGATTTACGGGATGATTGTTGCACCCATGCTGTACCATGACCCGGTGCAGCAGATGCAGGTCCTCCAGGTGATCTTCGTTGTCACGGGGGTGTGCCAGATCCTCCAAATATTTATCGGGCACCGCCTTCCCATTGGAACAGGACCAACCGGTATCCTTATCATTGGTGTGGGAGCCGGCCTTGCCTTCTCAACGAATGCGATCTTCACGTCAATGATCATCTGCGGAATTGCCATCTGTATACTTGCAGCGGTCAAAGCCCACCATCTTCTCAAACGGCTCTTCACCTTCAATATCATCCTTGCCGTTCTCCTGATGTCTTGTTTCGCGGTCTCACCGATGATCCTGACCCTAATTATTCCTGAGTCGTCTGCGGCAACGGCAACGAATTACCTCATCTTTGCTATCATCTTCACCCTCCTCATTCTCGGGCTCTCCTGTGTCCTGAAAGGAATGGCAAAACAGGTCCTCCTGCCAGGTGCAATCGTGCTGGGTGTTGGCCTGTACATGGTATTTTTCCCATTCACACCAGCGGCGATCAGCAGTGCTCCGTTCGGGCTCTTCACAACGGTCGCCCCAACTGCATTCGAATTCTCCCTCCCGTTGATCTTTGCATTCCTGTTCTGCTACTTCACGCTCCTTGTCGTGGATTTCAGTGCCGTTGAATCCATGGAACTGTTCCTGAAACCCCCGGGAATGAACCCCCGCTTCCGGCGCGGCATGGCCATAACCGGCCTCTCCAGCATCCTTGCCGGGTTTGGCGGAGCAATAGGCTGCGCAAACTCGAACTTTTCCATGAACGTGATACTGGCAAACCGGCAGGCTTCCCGGTACCCTCTTGGCATTGCCGGTATCCTCTTTATTGTCATCGGGTGTTCCCCGCTGATCGTCTCCACCCTGATGGCTATCCCCCCGCTGGTTATTGGCTGTCTCTTCATCTACCTGCTCGGGGGGATGTTTGCAGCAACACTCAATCTCGCCAAAGAGCGCAGCGGGGGGATCGGGTATAATTCCGGGATCGTCATCGGGATCTCCCTTATCTTTGCAATCCTGATTGCATTCCTTCCGGTCACCACAAAAACCCTGATGAGTACCCGGATTGAGCCGGTACTCGCCAATGCATTCATTGTCGGTATTTTTTCTGCACTCATCATGGAACATATCTTCTTCCGCGGCCAGGCAGAACGGGAAGAGGAACGGGAGGAAGCGGATGATGCCTGCGAAGAGGCACAAGCCCGGGGCTGA
- a CDS encoding TldD/PmbA family protein, whose product MEWIDQVLREGKKSVDEVEVFYVQGRSVSADLKQKKINLASASVDCGLGIRTIHQGRIGSSSTNDPVHWKECLDAAIASGHLATPLPWGGLPGAQDVSQTPLTYDPSMKVEPASALILLEQMLSGAEEHKADVTAGSAGLSTTTVILANSNGLHYTDSHTGVSLSLEAIRGQSTGYEFDHSSFISKVDPFHVGERATFYAHESAGGKDVPTGDYEILLSPLAYAELLGSVFIPALNGRNVHAGRSRFAQSLGESVADPLLSMYDDPLLPGADGSVSWDAEGMPTHRIDFIRDGVLEAFAYDLKTAYRYEKTSTASAVRGGYGGSPGIGHHNFIVDGKRSRVTDERVVYVHGVVGAHTANPMSGEFSVELSNAFWMEGGEFQEPIRSAMLSGNVFSLHNEIIGLSHESRAIGSLILPSVKINKQRIIGK is encoded by the coding sequence GTGGAATGGATTGACCAGGTTTTACGTGAAGGGAAGAAGAGCGTCGACGAAGTCGAAGTCTTTTATGTGCAGGGCAGGAGCGTATCTGCTGACCTGAAACAAAAAAAGATCAACCTCGCTTCCGCCTCCGTTGACTGCGGTCTTGGCATCAGAACCATCCATCAGGGTAGAATCGGATCATCGAGTACGAATGATCCGGTTCACTGGAAGGAATGCCTGGATGCGGCTATCGCAAGCGGCCATCTTGCAACCCCGCTTCCCTGGGGTGGATTGCCCGGGGCGCAGGATGTTTCCCAAACCCCGCTCACATACGATCCATCAATGAAGGTTGAACCCGCTTCCGCTCTTATCCTGCTCGAACAGATGCTTTCAGGTGCAGAGGAACATAAAGCTGATGTTACGGCCGGATCAGCCGGACTCTCCACGACAACTGTCATCCTCGCAAACAGCAACGGCTTGCATTACACGGACAGTCACACGGGAGTATCCCTTTCGTTGGAAGCCATCCGCGGGCAATCAACGGGTTATGAATTCGATCACTCGAGTTTCATCAGCAAGGTTGATCCGTTCCATGTTGGGGAACGGGCAACATTTTATGCCCACGAATCTGCTGGAGGAAAGGATGTTCCCACTGGAGATTACGAGATCCTGCTCTCCCCGCTTGCCTATGCTGAACTTCTCGGCAGCGTGTTTATTCCTGCGCTGAACGGGCGGAATGTACATGCGGGCAGATCGCGGTTTGCACAGTCGCTGGGAGAGTCCGTTGCCGATCCCTTGCTCTCAATGTATGATGATCCACTCCTGCCGGGAGCTGATGGTAGCGTCAGCTGGGATGCAGAAGGCATGCCGACGCACAGGATAGATTTCATACGGGATGGCGTTCTGGAAGCTTTCGCTTATGATCTCAAAACCGCCTACCGGTACGAAAAGACCAGTACGGCAAGTGCGGTTCGGGGAGGGTATGGTGGATCTCCGGGAATCGGCCACCATAATTTTATTGTTGACGGGAAACGCAGCAGGGTAACTGATGAACGTGTGGTGTATGTACATGGCGTGGTAGGTGCTCACACGGCAAATCCGATGAGCGGCGAATTCTCTGTTGAACTCTCCAATGCATTCTGGATGGAGGGAGGGGAGTTCCAGGAACCGATCCGGAGTGCCATGCTGTCAGGAAACGTATTTTCGCTGCATAACGAGATTATTGGTTTAAGCCACGAATCCCGTGCAATAGGATCTCTGATTCTACCTTCGGTAAAGATAAATAAGCAGCGTATCATTGGCAAGTAG
- a CDS encoding TldD/PmbA family protein encodes MPGITYFDLRHVTGQITHIDIDNGVFESAGTTFFNKAVLRVISNTGWGILQIDNYQPQTGRKFDELLQEACKLSAITQEQVSLGNVPRGVLTVPAMKEDPRSVSIEEKSAILSEIEKGAIHPSVVNRRANYIERVEQVEFSDSSGNEYAYEMCRSGFNVLAVASRNGNTQMGYEREHSIHGFNLRHHQDLGKKAADIAVALLDAKAARGGKMKAILDPELAGVFAHEAVGHASEGDLIQEGNSVLKGKTGLKIGNEMLTIVDDPSIPEFGFDPVDAEGVAVCRTEIIKNGIINAFLHNRESLAAVGNGIPGHARAMPGEPPLVRMSNTFIESGDSTDHEIFEECKNGIFLKGSRGGQVDPGRGVFQFNAEYGYLVVNGECTDMVRDVSLSGEILTTLHNIALCGNNRVMSPGYCGKGGQSVPVSDGAPTILLCDAVVGGSGMD; translated from the coding sequence ATGCCCGGTATCACTTATTTTGATCTGCGTCATGTAACAGGGCAAATTACCCACATCGACATAGATAACGGTGTCTTCGAGTCCGCAGGAACCACGTTTTTTAATAAGGCGGTACTGCGGGTCATCAGCAACACCGGCTGGGGGATTCTCCAGATCGATAATTACCAACCTCAAACGGGCAGGAAATTCGATGAACTGTTGCAGGAAGCCTGCAAGCTCTCTGCGATAACGCAGGAACAGGTCAGCCTCGGTAATGTTCCCCGTGGCGTGCTCACGGTTCCTGCCATGAAAGAGGATCCCCGTTCGGTCAGTATCGAGGAAAAATCCGCAATCCTTTCAGAGATAGAGAAAGGCGCAATTCACCCCTCTGTCGTAAACCGCAGGGCCAACTATATCGAACGGGTTGAACAGGTGGAGTTTTCAGACAGTTCCGGAAATGAATATGCCTACGAGATGTGCCGTTCAGGATTCAATGTGCTGGCTGTTGCCTCACGGAACGGCAACACCCAGATGGGATATGAACGGGAACATTCTATCCATGGCTTCAACCTCCGGCACCATCAGGATCTCGGGAAAAAGGCAGCCGATATTGCTGTTGCACTGCTCGATGCCAAAGCCGCCCGTGGGGGAAAGATGAAAGCTATTCTTGATCCGGAACTGGCCGGTGTATTTGCCCATGAAGCGGTTGGCCACGCGAGTGAAGGCGACCTGATCCAGGAAGGGAACTCGGTCCTGAAAGGAAAAACCGGGCTGAAGATTGGAAACGAGATGCTCACGATTGTAGATGATCCAAGTATTCCCGAATTTGGATTTGATCCTGTTGATGCGGAAGGTGTGGCTGTGTGCAGGACCGAGATCATTAAGAACGGGATCATTAATGCGTTCCTCCATAACCGGGAATCATTGGCAGCGGTAGGAAATGGCATACCAGGACATGCCCGTGCAATGCCCGGTGAACCCCCCCTTGTCCGGATGAGCAACACCTTTATCGAATCCGGGGATTCCACTGACCACGAGATCTTTGAGGAATGCAAAAATGGCATTTTCCTGAAAGGCTCCCGTGGTGGTCAGGTGGATCCGGGTCGGGGCGTTTTCCAGTTCAATGCAGAATACGGCTATCTCGTGGTAAACGGTGAATGTACCGATATGGTGCGAGATGTCTCGCTTTCAGGAGAGATCTTAACAACCCTGCATAATATTGCTCTCTGCGGGAACAACCGCGTGATGAGCCCGGGGTATTGCGGGAAAGGCGGGCAGAGTGTGCCGGTGAGTGACGGGGCTCCAACAATTCTCCTGTGCGATGCGGTGGTGGGCGGTAGTGGAATGGATTGA